DNA from Thunnus maccoyii chromosome 5, fThuMac1.1, whole genome shotgun sequence:
TCTTCTTCAGTCATTACTGCTCTTATTGTTAAATATTGAGTCTATCAAGTACCGACTCAGATCTGACTCATATCGAACTGGCGAGGACTGTCTTTCTACCTTTGGGCTGATAGTTGTTAAATAGTTGTTCCAAAACGACTGTATTTTGACTGTATTTGCTTTCAGACCCCTGAGAGGGTTGAGTCATGGGGGTTACACCCACCTGTCAAATAACACTCAATCATTTCAGGTCAGTCTGACTCAAACTCCAGAGCAGGAAAACCCTGTCCAAAATCCCCCTGCCTCCACTTTCCCAGAGATTTGTCTGACATCACAGTAGTGTTGTTGTTCACAGAAAGACTACACGGCCTTCACACCAGAGTACCAACATGTAACATGTAAGTGATAACCTGACACACAGCTTCGGAGGGGCAGATTTTGCAATAACAGCACTCTGTCTAGACATTATCTACCACCTGCTTACCAAAGACAGTCATCATGTGACACAAAATACGGAGGAAAAGTGATTTATTACAAGCAAGATCATCTTATCTGCTTCTGCCAAAAAAGAGTTCCAATGAGAAGGAGTAGAAACATCTGTAGTTTGTGAGCTACACTGTAAAACTGTATAGATAAAAGAATATTGGAAATTAAGTTTTTGAGAAACTCTTggcttttgttctgtttttaaaaatatttaagttGATTATCAATCAAAATGTACGTCATTGACCTCAAATATGGACACCTCTTATCATCTCGGTTGGCAGACTGCAGAAGCCCTGTGTGATTTACTGATTTCTGAAAAGGCCCTAAATGTGTGTCAAACATTATAAAGACATCGCTGCAGGGTGTTACTGTTGAATATCCATTCGTTATAATCAACTAGAGAATTTTCTCACACAAATAAAGAAGTTCGTTTGCAAAGTCACTCATAAAGCCATGTATACATAATGCCTAAAAGTTGTTCAGAAGGTTGCTGAGTTTCCGAATCACCATTGTCTGTGTTGTTAATGTCGTCTCGTATGTGCAAGTTGGATATTTATCTTCTTTTCCGAACCACATGTGGCACAGAAATCCTGTCTGTAATCAATTCCAAAATGGCCTTGAATATTTTTGCCCTGGTGCACGTGCacaatgtctgtgtgtgcaccgAGGTTTTTTTTGATAAGGTGCTTTGTATAAAGGTGACAATAACGTTTATTACAGATGTTGTGTATATCTTTGATATTCTAATGTTTATCCTATTTTGCGAAGAAGAGAGTACATTTAGGAAAAATCCAAAAGCTAGTAATGTGTGTCTATTGGTACTGCACAGGGTCTGATCTTTGCTTTGtaacttttttcccctcatggCTAAAACATATGTTAGATATTTTCTAGCTTTGTAGAGACTTTGTACGCATATGCtattcagtttaaataaatgGTCAGTTCCAAATTGTGCTCTTGGGTTGTGTCTTTACTCTTCAGTCCATATTGAAAAATAGTCCAGAGTCTGAACTCTGAATCCACTataaaaaataacttattaGACTAAATCACATATATTGTACATCCCTTTATCACATCACTAGCTTATTACAGAGCCATCTCCAGGTCATCTGACAGCTCCATTTattgatgaagaccatgagacGCAGTTGACAGAATAGTCTGACAGATACTGGAATTTTGAAGCCAATTGtgatattaatattttagtGTTTAAAAACTCTGATAATTGTATCTCCACCAATAGTCATTTGTTCCCCAAAATACATCATAAACAAACACTTTTGACAAAAATCCCATGAATTTGTTAATTATATTGCAACAAAGACATGTATTGATTAGGAGATTTTGCTGTCATAAATTTGTCACAATTTGTTGTTCTTTATCGGCTTACATACAGTATTGGTGATAAAGTAATATCTGATCAATTAGCCTAGCCATTTTACTGCTCTAACTGTAATTGAAAGCACTCAAACACAGCCAGCACGAGGACCTTAGGCAGGGTTCTGTGCAAACAAGCCTCAAATAGAGCTTCAGCAGGTCAATGTGATGTAGTTTCCTTTATGTACACCAGAGGGAGCCGCAATCAAAGAATTCAACTCAAAGCTcacagctctatatttttattcatggcataaaaacttaaaacacCACTTTCATGCATACATTTGTATAAATAGCTGCAGTCATTCATATTAATCTATTATTGAGATACTGGAATCGTTACCATCTCAGTAAATTTGATGCTTTACACTGACTGGTGTTTTGAAACACCACACACCCAAAATATATGATAAGTTTGAAAATTCTGGAACtgatttttttgatttgtgaTGAGCTCCttcctcatttttaaaattctccCTACATTGCCTGCGCTTGACAAGCACCTGAATCAATTATGCTGCTGTGCTGAAGACTTCTGATTTCCTTACTTATTAGTGTTTTGGCTATTGGTCACAAAGACATTACTTATAATTAGGCTCAGCTGACACTTACATTTACTATCAACCAGTGACTACCATGTGATTTTTGGGAGACCAAGTCTTGGCTGATGCTGACAGCATATGTTTGGGTTGGTGGAGGGGCAGAGGCTTGGTTTGTGGTCACATCTCACTGGCACAACACCGAAAACACCAAACCCTTTGACAACCAGTAATGAATCTCCAGGTCAGACAGACGTGATGACCTCACAGGAAATTAAATCaaagataagaaaaacattCTGCGTTATCTCACATCCCAGACGTACCTGTTGTACTGACAATCCTCTTTATTCAaatctagtgtgtgtgtgtgtgtgtgtatgtgcacattgATGCATCAAGTGTAGTGTCCATGTTAGCATTTCCAGATGGTTTCTAAGTAGTTATTTTACCAACAAACGTGGCCTGATGCATCAGTCTGAGCTGAGGTTACAGTACACAAACAGACTAATGGCGGCTAGTGGAGGATGAACAGTTGCCATTAAtgtaacactcacacacaccaaaacactcTTAATGCAGATAAATCCTTTTATGAGTTTCACCAACCATATTCTAGGCTGAAATAGTTCAAAGAGCAGATGATGGGTTCAGACTCTCTATGAGAACTCTGCAGGGTGTAATAGATGGATTTCTTTCTGCTTTATGGTCAATCCAGCTGAGCTTTATCATCCTGAAAGGATTTCGCTGTGTGGGGATTATGAAGATGAAACTGTATAACAATGTATGCCGCAGTGTAACACTGCTGAGTAAGAGGTTCATCTGTGTTTTAGCTTTAGTCTGTGGTTCTTCTTGGCTCGTAAGTTGGACTCATTAGTTCTGGTTTGTGTGGGACATCAGGAAAAAACacttatactgtaaatacaagtACAGAATGCAGAGCTGTAGCCATGAATGTGATTCACTCTCTAAAAATATAACTAATGTGTGGTGGCTTTATGAAGGTTTATAGACAATTAAACATGCTCTAAGTGCTGAAAAGGCTTTCCATGAGTTGTTAGTTTGACACTTTCCATGTGGCAACTTACTGCCCCGCATCCCCCAAACAAGACAAAGGTCAGCTGACTTAACTGCAGTAGTGGAATGagactaagtacatttactcaagtactgtacttaagtacaattttgagggtcttgtacttcacttgaatatttccattttatgctgattggtacttctactccactacactatagagggaaatattgtacacagctttagttactagttacttttcagattacaattttacatgaaaaaacacattataagtttaaatattaaagcAGTGGTTTGCAAACGTTTTAGGTTGTGTCCTTTTACAAGTTGTGTCTCCTTGTCATATCGGTTCTCACATGGTTCCATTTAAATAACTGTTCAGGGCCTAAAGAGGTAAAActccagtatttcacaaaacacatcaaagatCAGAGAACAGTctgaaaaattaatttaaatttgtgtatcagaactttgtaaTTAATCATCTTACGACCCTTCAGGTTTATCTGGTGACACTGTCGTTAAAACTGGCTCCTTATTTCTTCATATACTGTTGGTTAGATTATATCtataaaaatgcatcatattttataaattcaTCCTAATATCTGGATGAAAAATCTTAATACCCAGATTAATTTAACTAATAGCCATGACAAGTAGTGACGTATGAAGAAGCATACAAGCAAACACAAGTAGcctacaagtacctcaaaacatgtatttaaatgacATACTTTCACGTtgaaatttcattttgtattatatatgtatggGTTTTATTCATCTTGACACCTAAACACTCAAccttgacagaaaaaaatgtgataagTGTGCAAATGACAAAGGTTAAAAGCGGAATCTGGCAGATTTGGGATCTTGAAGTTTGCAAATAATCAATCTCTTTGTAAAATGAAGCAATTAGTGGGACTTGACCTGGTCCTCACATCCACCTCAAACTCACCAAAGGCTAATGTATGTTTGTTGGtgcagttttcagtgtgtgagaagtgaaaaaagtgtgtgttacagagagaaagagagagagagagagagagagagagagagagagaggaggggaggcgTGTCCCAGCCGTTACAGCACCCTCCTGTTTTGTCCCGCACGCAGCAGAGCAGTCTGTCCTGACACAAGGAcgcacctctcctcctctcctcctcctcctctcctcctcctctcctctccggAGCCGTGCTGAGATCAATCTGCcggggagagagggatgaggtCCCGTCCAGAGAAGACGGCAGTCAGCCCGGAAAGCGAACACTGGAAAAATATGAATGGATGTAATTTGTTTAAAGACAACTGTGTCAGTCCTTCAGCGGTCGACAAGGTTACATGTTGGGACTTCTGAACGCAGTTAAAGTGGGAGCTGATAAGCAGCGACGGGAGTGTAGACGTTAACGTTATGttttggatttgtttgtttttcttcaactgATTTCAAATCTTTACATCTTTCACTACAAATGGAATCAGACATCTAAAGATTAATTTCGTCTCTTTTACCTGCTGAGTCGCCTCAGACAAACACTGAGAGGAGTCGCTGAAGCAACTTTTTCAGACTTGAACCGGAGATGGAGCCGGAGGAAGGAAAGATCTCGGTGTGGGTCTGTCGGGAGGAGAAACTAGTCTCCGGGCTGACGAAGCGCACCACCTGCGCCGACGTGGTCAAAGTCCTGCTGGAGGACCAGAACCTGCGGCAGGGCGCCTCTGCCGCGATGCTGTCCGGCTCCCCTCAGTCCTACTGCGTGGTGGAGAAATGGAGGGGCTTCGAGAGGATTTTACCCAACAAGACCAAAATCCTCCGGCTCTGGAGCGCCTGGGGAGACGAGCAGGAGAACGTCCGCTTCGTCCTGGTGAAGAACGAGGCTTCGCTGCCCAACAATGGTCCACGTAGCGCCGAGGCCCGAGTGGTCCAGAGCCGGGACAGCGGAGGTCCGGGCGGGGTGCTCAAGGGCACCGCCAAGACCTGCTGGACCGCCGCGGCCGCTGCCGCCAACCTGTCCCAGGAGAAACAGAGGCGCATAGTCAGGAAGGCATTCAGGAAGTTGGATAAgatgaacaaaaagaaagagcagGCTGTTTCTAAAGATAAGAGTTCTGTGGAGAAGATGGAGACGCTGGTTCACCTGGTCATTTCCCAGGACCACACGATCCGCCAGCAGATCCAGAGGATCAAGGAGCTGGACCGGGAGATCGAGCGGTACGAGGCCAAAGTGCACTTCGACCGCATCAAGAGACACGGGGTGAACTATGTGCAGGACACATACATGGTGGACTCCTCGGACGCTTCCGCTCCTTCGGACTGTAAGCGCAAAGCGGAGCGGCAGGACGCGCGGTGCACGGCGGAGGCGCTCGCGCAGTTCGAGGAGTACGCGCGCCGGTGCGAGGAAGTGGTACGGCTGCAGGAGGAGCTGACGGAGCGCGAGGCGCTCGTGGAGAGCATCACCGGGGAGATCCAGGAGGAGCTCAACCGGCGGTGGATGAAGCGGCGGCGCGAAGAGAGAGGAGCGGAAGCGGCGAAGGACGCAGACAGCGTAACGGAGGAGGTGTGTCTGGCCGCGTCTGCCGCTCCAGAAGTGGAGCCAGATGTTGAGAGTCTGTCCGACAACGAGCTcgtgctggaggaggagaggatcaAAACGCAGCTGGATACCAGTCTGTACATCGGCCTGCGGCTGAAGACAGACCTGGACGCCATCAGGGGGGACTTGGACCTGAGTCTGGCACTCTGGGAGACCAAGGAGAGTGAACTGCTGGATCTACTGGCAAAAGTGGAAACCATGGAGATAGAGCAGGAGAACAACAAACTGACTGATGATGGGAAGGGAGAGCTGGGTGCAGTGAGTGCTGAGACTGAGCCTGCGTCAGCGTCAGCAGAGAAGAGCAGCGTCTGGGTGGAGAAGGCCAGAGGTCTGTCAAAGGCCTGCAGCACAAATGACGAGGACTCAGACACGGGCCTGAGCTCCATGCACAGCCAAGACTCTGACAACCCGCCTGTGTGTGAGTCTCTAGTATAGACTGACTCACTGTGGATGGAAGCATGTTGGACTTTTATGCAATTCAAAGCCACAAACTCAGGGGCAGAGAAATCAGTGTTGGCAATACTGGGAGATGTTCCTCCCTACCCAAATGCACCTCAGTACGGAAACTGTAATTCTATAGCAATAATTCCTGTATGTAGTCGTTGCACAATAAGCTAGAAGGGACGGCATGCTTAGAGGTTTGATAGGCCATGCTGCTCCATAGCTGACCCAGACTTTTGACCTCCACGAGGTGAGTCAACAAAGTACCATTTAGTAGGAGAAAAAGCCTAGAAGAGTATTAAAATAAGCCACTTATTATCTGTAGTCTTCAATGAGAAACTAACTTTAAGGTATACTTGTCCGCAGGTTTACAAAGAGTTAATAACAGCTTGCTTTTGTCAGGAGACAGTCAGATTTTTTGCTGAAGTGATTGCAAGGCAAGGCTGAGTGTTGTTTCAAAGGCACTCTGAAAGTAGGCCTAATGGCCGTAAACAGACAGGTTTCCTTTAAAAGGTCAACATCAAGTCTGCTATCCATCGCTACACAGAAAGACAGGTCAGCTACAAACATGCTAATAAAGctcaaacaaatacataataaaGGTTTGATCAATTTACTTAAGCCACTTCAAAGTAAGATTGgatttttgtacaaaataaaactGGAATTCAGCACTGCTCAGAGTTCTGAATTTAATCAAttgtttaaaaacagaaaactggaGACTTTGTGAACTGGAATAGAAACACTGATCCCTGTCCTGCCTGCTAAGCAGAGTTGATATTGTCCTCAGTATAAATGTAATGTCTGTCTCTTAAGCACAaaaaaattcatatttatttaatccaGTTTTAGAGCTGGATGGAAGATCAGCTACTGTACTTTGTCCTGTACTTGGTCAACACAGGTTGGATTTGAACATGAAACATGGTTCCTGGTTCTCTTTGTCATCGCAGCTCTTTTGTGACAGTTTCATGGCTGTTTAAAGCAATGGTTCCCAACATTTTTGGCTCATGACCCTTTAAAATAAGACAAAGTTAACTCACAACCCATCAAACTCATCAAAGGTTACATATTTCTATGAGCTGTGAGCATTACAAGGAAGCAAAGAGTGATTTTCTTCTGCTCTGATTGTTTGATTTGAGTACTTAAAACTATCCAgtatttgatgaaaaaaaaagaatcaaagatagatttttttatagaacagcaaaataacaacaacCCTATATTGTTTAAAACAGGGAAAGAGTTGATTCATGGTAGTATCTTCATGATGAAACAGCTGTAGAAAAATCAGGTCAGAGCCAAAACAACAGAATTTTTGGCTCTTatttaaaggggtactccactgatttagtattgcacatTCATAAAGTTGGGGGAATCAAGAGACtaaaaagagaattaaaaaTAGAATAGTTGAAACTCAACTTTCAGTCCCTAGTATGGatcaaactccaaaaacactacagcctacatttcccataatgcaactggaTAGAATTTGACTCCCCTGCCTCTTAAATGCCCACCTCTTTCAAACCCCACACCTTCAGTTTGTAACACTAGCTTTCTCTTGAAAATATCAAAGCCAGAGCTTTAGATAAACAttaccctgatgacatcatcagggttatttttgGTGTGCTCCCTCCAGAAGACAtaatacaactgttttcacaagcTGATTAGTATTTCTCATGAAgaataaactgaacttcatTTGAAGAATTGTTGTTCAGTGACTCTTAAATCTGGGATTTGATAATTGTTGTGGCTGTTGGCTTGTTTCTCTGAGAAGCATCTTACTCAGCCAAAATCAATGTGGACAGACAAGAAAAGTCTCATGTTTATATCATAGCTCAAGCTAAGGAATTATTTCCTCATATCTCGGATGGCACAAGTAATAATGAGTAAACAAACAAGAGACCACACATTAGATATCTACTGAGTAGAAGTCAATAGTtcaggatatactgtatgtttattgtCTAATCAACACATGTATACTAACATCCTATGGAAAGATCAAACCTGAAATTTACATTAGAAGTCGTGTTTTTGGCGTCCTTGGCTTTCCATACGTAACTGACTTGATAATACAGTGACTCTCATTTCCAGTGTTGAAGAAATTTGTTTCACTTATTTAGAGGTATGTCCTTCTATCTAGGTCTTTAAAATGTTGCCAGTTCTTTACTCTTGAGTCCATCTGTGAGTACAAACACCTGTAACATTAGATTCGAAGATGCTTTTGAGAGAAACGGCCCCATTCAGTAATCCCACAGTCCCTGCTGTACACTGTGACATTAAGGGGAAGTATTTTAAGCCTCTGTTCACTTTTCACATCCTAGAAATAGTTGCTGCAAAGCACTATTAGCTGTGCTCTCTGCACACTTGCCCAGCAACTGCAtagacaacagaaaataaaacaggagcTAGTAGAATACATTATTTCCAGATCATCCTTTAACTAAATCACtcattctgtatttttgtcaGGCTGTTGTGATGTCAAATCATACATGTTTGACTTTGTCCAACTAAAATGGTGAGAAGTAATAACTCTGTAACACCTAGAAGAGACTGATGATACTGTTTCTGTGGAGTTAGCTGTTAACTGTAACCAAATACCAAAATTACCTGTGTGTAGCTAATTTATGTCACTTGATCAGGGACAGTTTGGACGTCTCGGTCCACGACATTTAGCAAGCATTCTCTGGATAGATGGCTCTAGATCAGCAACTCTGAGGCTTAATGTACACTCAGATGCACTGTGGCTGCATCGTAACGCCAGTCTGCACATTATTACACGACTGTTAGTGTtgaaataaacagcaaaacCTATTTGGCTTGTAGTGTGACTTTATTCAGTGTGATTGACTGAGAACATTGTTATGTGTGCGCAGCTCATTGTTTTCACACCTCGGTTAAGAGTCGGCATCCCCCCACGGCTAAACATCTTCTCCTCACACAGGTTTGAGGTTTCATGTACGGCTTCTGGATGGAAAGATAGTTTGCATACCTGTGGGTTGCAGTGCTTGACagtgaaaactgtgtgtgtgaacatgagtgtgtttttgcatgtgtgcatattGCCTCCTCTGTCATATTCGTCATGCATAGTTGTGTTTAATTGCTGCTTCCTGATCGCTCTTGCATGAACTTCTGCATTAATTATGACAGGATGAAAGAGAGATGGACAGGATGTACAGAGCAAAGCTCCACAGCTCAAGTTACCATCTAGTAACACATACCGTCACACGTCCCTAGGGTGGCGTCAGTTCACCCGAGTTACAAagaacatattttctcacttagcCCTGCTAGTGTCTAACTATGCAGGTAGTTTGGGTTTATTTGTCCAggtgagatatctgtctctgagttTTCTGCATCCACCCAAATTAATGGAGGTAAATGGAATCTAATTGATGGTGCTAAGAGCAATgataaatgacaatgacaatgctgTGGACAGTTTTCGGTTaactactttctactgaagagACAGGGAGGTCTGTGGATAATCCAGATTAAAAGTGATGCCCCATCCTCCACCTCCATAAACGTATGGTTATCTACAGACTGACTGCAGTGTATTTAGACCAGcaaaaagtaaatgaataaagaacTGAGACTGGATATTGATATTGGCTATATGATAgcttatactgtatttatagtattgttgtttcatttagcaaatatgtaaatatgtagtttgaattaaaaaatattattgatttaatatctgatcaaagaataaacAGATTAACCAAAGAATCaagcaagaggagagagagatgggtatgacatgcaatgAGGATCACCTGCCAGACTCAAACCAGGGATGTTGGGGATATGTGTGGCATGTgcagtaaccattcagctaccagATGCTGTGGAAATCATActttaagaaaaatgtattgaaatcgATGAAAATTTCAAATAATAAGGGAGTGGATGGTGTGGTGGCATTTTGGAGACTTGGACATGTTACCTCAGTATTTTGAAAATCTTGGGCCCTGCTCAGATctgaaaaccaaaactatcaCTACAGGTAAGTGTATCTAGCCATATGACATAGGTTCTCCAACCTCATGATCAGTGTGAAacattaacagttttttttcataattagtCTTATTACAGCATATTATTCATTTGAAATGGCAGCAGTGCTGATAGCACATAACTCAGATCCTCTCTAGCTGTCTGTATATTTCATAGTAGGCCCTACACACTTTTGTTAACTGCTCAGTTTAGATGCACACTCCTCTTTCATGACGTGAAGGGACGCACAATCCTCTCAGGTGATAAATCATTTCTCTAACTGACAGCATCACTGACAAGTCAAATGTACTTAAGCTATTGGCTCTTCAGTCTGACAGCTCCAGATATTTCTACTAACAAAGGTTGTGATTTTGTGCATGTTTTCCTTGTTCAGCAGTGCATCTCTCAGATGATAACGCCTCACCCTGTTGTTCTGAACCATGTCTGGCATATATAGCGTTATTACGTAGCCTGTGTTTACAGAGTAAGCCTGCCACTGGGGAAAAGCTCTTATAAGTGCAGAGAGTAAAactcaaatacagtaaatgtttacCCAACAGGCCCTGAGCATTATGAGCATCAGTGGGGGAATTCCTGcaaagtgtgagtgtgtaaggAGAAAATAGGAGGATGAGTACACTCCTGGGGCCAGATGCAGAAatgatgcatacacacaaaaacatgcatatGCCATCcctgcacataaactggtatttataaaagcaGAATGTGCAGTTAGAATATGCGCACTTCACGCATTCTTCAGACCAGacgtacacatgtttttctaaagtgatctgagggtgatgtgatgagctggagatgaaacaaaaagtaagagatggaatcttttagtaaaacattgtttgtttaggttgataaccagctgattgtgtgattttttttgtgtttacacagaaatttgtaaaatgccaatcaaaggcacatttaCACACGTAACAATCATTTTTGTGTGATTCATtgtatcattcttttaatttacatcaGAATCAACATTGTAATTTGCTgataatattcttttttattttagttgtgaCACAGCTTGTAAAGTCTGTTTGATTTGAGAACTacaactaatcattgattaaattttttagatcactgctgatgatggtttacagTCCATGTAATGAATTAATGACATGAACggtataaagagctgcacagcCGTGTGTAATGGTCGTGtataatgacagctgttctgctgttggagaacctGCCGGTGCAAAACAATCTGTCAAACTacacttcttctttcctgtttgttcCATTGACAGGTGTccagactggtggagcaggtggCAAATTGATATGAAACCGGCTGGTTCAgggtgtgtcttcatccatttatggataattgtgggagtggaaatgaggcttgtGCACGTGCGCCCAGTTACTCAATgtctgagatttataaaacagaagcaTGAGTAcgcacagctttataaatctgacgaAAAGAATGCgtctgcatatttctggctttgtgtgtacacacagttttagtcatgaatctacacagaaTTTTATGCATGTGGCCCCTGGAAGATACAATAAGAATGAGGGAAGACCACATTTGAGCAACTTCAAGTAAAATGTGTATGAACGACTAGAAGTTGTTGTGTTGATGATGTGTTTCACgtggctgcagcagcaacacagtGAATCCCTGAGAGTCTACATCCAGCAAAAGCTATCGCAAACTTTCACATCGTCAGTAGCATGTTGTACCCGAGGGAACGTCTGACAGCTCAGTCAGCCTGCTGATCTCTGGCGCATGTAAAAGTGTCACTCAATATACCTGCTGTCATCTGAAACCACCTGTTTCATTCCTACACTGACTGCTTGTTAAAGGATCTAGGATCTCATTCACTAGTTGTTAAATTCATCAGTAGCACTTGAGTTCATCCGTTTTGGACTGACGTAAACATGTAGATGTTTGAGTGATGCACGCTGGCAGTTGATACTCACTTTCTCCTGTGTCTTCAGTGGCAGATTGCGATCCAGTTACAATAAAGTTCATTTGATATCAATCGTCTCATCCTTCTCCTCTTCGCTTTCTCGCTCTGTCTGCTTTCCTCACTGCTCTTTTGCTCTTATCAGCCTCCTCAGGTGACAGGTACTCTAAAGTCATGATCAGTGCAAAGAGAATGAAGACAAACTCAAGTAATGTTAATACGAGTTAATGTTTGTACACAGATGTatgctttaaaggaatagttcaacatttggAAAGTTGGTGGgcttatttttctctttgtataGTACTAACTGCTTCCCCCTGGGTTACgtctctatgctaagctaattcaaaggataagttcacaatttttgaagtctGTCTCCATATCAGCTATGAGAAAATTCCTTCTAAATGCAATTTCAATGTAATCTGTGCAAAATTAATTCTTAaattcagctgaagctaatatgaggcttaaGCAGTCAGAATTAGTCAAATGAAGTGTgcatcttccaaagttacaacCCTTTTTGgaacaaaatgactgtgtcTCCCTTGTCAGTATGAGGGATAGTAACTAGTATATTATGTTCCCCATGACCTGCACTGAAATTGCATCACATTCAGTTTGGAAGGAAGGGACATTTATACcaaaaacagtttcaatgtATAAATAGACATGTCAGTATTGCTTTGagacagacctgaaaaaatgtgaa
Protein-coding regions in this window:
- the rassf10a gene encoding ras association domain-containing protein 10; the encoded protein is MEPEEGKISVWVCREEKLVSGLTKRTTCADVVKVLLEDQNLRQGASAAMLSGSPQSYCVVEKWRGFERILPNKTKILRLWSAWGDEQENVRFVLVKNEASLPNNGPRSAEARVVQSRDSGGPGGVLKGTAKTCWTAAAAAANLSQEKQRRIVRKAFRKLDKMNKKKEQAVSKDKSSVEKMETLVHLVISQDHTIRQQIQRIKELDREIERYEAKVHFDRIKRHGVNYVQDTYMVDSSDASAPSDCKRKAERQDARCTAEALAQFEEYARRCEEVVRLQEELTEREALVESITGEIQEELNRRWMKRRREERGAEAAKDADSVTEEVCLAASAAPEVEPDVESLSDNELVLEEERIKTQLDTSLYIGLRLKTDLDAIRGDLDLSLALWETKESELLDLLAKVETMEIEQENNKLTDDGKGELGAVSAETEPASASAEKSSVWVEKARGLSKACSTNDEDSDTGLSSMHSQDSDNPPVCESLV